In Arthrobacter citreus, a single genomic region encodes these proteins:
- a CDS encoding LysR family transcriptional regulator, with amino-acid sequence MNIEQLKYIVEISKEESITKAAKNLHISASAVSQALREFEKRINLKLFIRLKMKTVPTEAGKEIINQAKKILNEFEILEEKIAIQNDTNQTQLKIATPPGLVYLVNESIINFKKDFPKIDVQVYEYAPDQVLNNIPVGQPDIAFIFSDESKLKENKDVQYELLTMTKYCALVGKKSPLYNLDEVTPEDLLHENFVLYNTPSLVEHSRQIVKNMNIHFISNNTESIREAVKNGLGISFVRDITIKNHPDTFSGQLKSIPLKFSPYISDELWTVYLKSKPLTKISKIFINYIQASIEN; translated from the coding sequence ATGAATATTGAACAATTAAAATATATCGTTGAAATATCGAAGGAAGAATCGATCACTAAGGCGGCTAAAAATTTACATATTTCTGCTTCAGCCGTTAGTCAAGCTCTTAGAGAGTTTGAAAAGAGAATAAATTTGAAGTTATTTATCCGTTTAAAAATGAAGACAGTTCCTACTGAAGCTGGCAAAGAAATCATTAATCAAGCTAAGAAAATATTAAATGAATTTGAAATATTAGAGGAAAAGATTGCAATTCAAAATGATACAAATCAAACTCAATTAAAAATTGCAACCCCTCCTGGATTAGTTTATTTAGTAAACGAATCGATTATTAATTTCAAAAAAGATTTCCCAAAGATTGATGTTCAGGTTTATGAATATGCTCCAGACCAAGTCCTAAATAATATACCAGTTGGTCAACCAGATATTGCATTCATATTTTCAGATGAAAGTAAACTAAAAGAAAATAAAGATGTACAATATGAACTTTTGACAATGACTAAATATTGCGCACTTGTTGGAAAAAAGTCTCCTTTGTATAATTTAGACGAAGTTACACCTGAAGATTTACTCCATGAAAATTTTGTCCTGTATAACACTCCTTCACTTGTAGAGCACAGTCGTCAAATCGTAAAAAATATGAATATACATTTTATTTCAAATAATACAGAAAGTATACGAGAGGCAGTAAAAAATGGTTTAGGGATTAGTTTTGTCCGAGATATTACAATCAAAAATCATCCGGATACTTTTTCTGGTCAACTTAAGTCAATTCCTTTAAAATTCTCACCATATATTAGTGATGAACTCTGGACTGTTTATCTTAAAAGTAAACCTCTTACTAAAATTTCTAAAATCTTTATTAATTATATTCAAGCTAGTATAGAGAACTAA
- a CDS encoding cysteine hydrolase, whose amino-acid sequence MNTCADVLIVIDLQNGVCNSGENLFELENLLFKVNKRISLYRKLNKPIVFVQHCDEELIPGEKLWAIHANLDVQEQDFFIQKIHANSFYKTNLNKLLDQLDIRSIEFCGAQTEYCMDATMKFAHGLGYENMMVHRATSTLNNQFMSAKETIDFYENIWNQRFLKFIEDEVSS is encoded by the coding sequence ATGAATACATGTGCAGATGTTTTAATTGTGATCGATTTGCAAAACGGAGTATGTAACAGCGGAGAGAACTTATTTGAATTAGAAAATTTACTTTTTAAAGTAAATAAAAGAATTTCCTTATATAGAAAATTGAATAAACCAATTGTTTTTGTTCAACATTGTGATGAAGAATTAATACCAGGAGAAAAACTTTGGGCTATACATGCTAATCTTGATGTTCAAGAACAAGATTTTTTTATTCAGAAAATACATGCAAATTCTTTTTACAAAACGAACTTAAATAAACTTTTAGATCAATTAGATATACGTAGTATAGAATTTTGCGGAGCACAAACGGAATACTGTATGGACGCTACAATGAAATTTGCTCACGGATTAGGCTACGAAAACATGATGGTACATAGAGCAACGTCTACATTAAATAATCAGTTTATGTCTGCAAAAGAGACGATAGATTTTTATGAAAATATATGGAATCAGAGATTTTTAAAGTTCATAGAGGATGAAGTATCTAGCTAA
- a CDS encoding polyketide cyclase, whose translation MDQNNAASKITTQVGDNEIVITRIFDAPRELVFDAWMKEEHLSKWWGPNGFTSTFQKFEMKPGGIWEFIMHGPDGVDFPNTNLIVEVVQLERIVFKHDVFPHFVATAIFEEFDDKTKLTYRSLFEEESTIFDKVKTYAVPGAEQTMERLEEYLANMS comes from the coding sequence ATGGACCAAAATAACGCAGCAAGTAAAATCACAACTCAAGTAGGTGATAATGAGATTGTGATTACCCGAATTTTTGATGCTCCACGTGAACTTGTGTTTGATGCATGGATGAAAGAGGAGCACTTGTCAAAATGGTGGGGTCCTAATGGGTTTACATCAACTTTTCAAAAGTTTGAAATGAAGCCCGGTGGTATATGGGAGTTTATTATGCATGGGCCAGATGGAGTTGATTTTCCTAATACTAACCTTATTGTCGAGGTCGTTCAACTCGAGAGAATCGTATTCAAACACGATGTTTTTCCCCATTTTGTTGCGACAGCAATCTTTGAGGAGTTTGATGATAAGACGAAACTGACTTATAGATCGCTTTTTGAAGAAGAATCTACTATATTCGATAAAGTGAAAACATATGCCGTTCCAGGTGCTGAACAGACAATGGAACGTCTTGAAGAATACCTGGCAAATATGTCTTAA
- a CDS encoding helix-turn-helix transcriptional regulator, with the protein MNDFLLYEFTKLMKKKKWNLKELAFNADIHYSDMSRIFNNKKALSLHYLDAITEAFDLPKGSFYKGYVKLCFNERNLLDKRRSDAFVYECAKNGFKSELSYILSVMIEEKSKAIRTKYFQNLFFTAEQLFLEGKEKEALPLYELIIEHMPNTATEEVAISYFRKFYMTRLTNEGSLVLVRVLEYISYMPPKFQELTILWITATYYMLKQWDEVLHYAKRLEKIAKIKDHLGRALMYQAFALTRLGNNLDEVLNLIDRYEEINDYYADLAAGNRYVAQIDFGDVQVVDSYFNWLRSRDDFYVGIPRILESYVKLGRLKDAENFIENHHDQIVDMSNSTNLLKQHLYLDYCYALGVLKCETNQINEGLDEILNVALKVKNSEIHERFQKCLIAIWHYRDFLSNELEEKYIRILS; encoded by the coding sequence ATGAATGATTTTCTACTTTATGAATTTACCAAGTTGATGAAGAAAAAAAAATGGAATCTTAAAGAGTTAGCATTTAATGCTGATATTCATTACAGTGACATGAGTAGAATTTTTAATAACAAAAAAGCACTTTCTTTACATTATTTGGATGCCATAACAGAAGCTTTCGATCTACCTAAAGGATCCTTTTATAAGGGGTATGTAAAGCTATGCTTTAATGAACGAAATCTTTTAGATAAAAGAAGAAGTGATGCTTTTGTTTATGAGTGTGCGAAAAATGGTTTTAAATCGGAATTATCTTATATTTTATCAGTTATGATTGAGGAAAAGTCAAAGGCAATTCGAACTAAATATTTTCAAAATTTATTCTTTACTGCTGAACAACTGTTTTTAGAAGGGAAAGAAAAAGAAGCATTACCTTTATACGAACTAATTATTGAACATATGCCTAATACAGCGACAGAGGAAGTTGCAATTAGTTATTTTCGAAAGTTTTATATGACGCGTTTAACAAACGAAGGGAGTTTAGTTTTAGTTCGTGTTTTAGAATATATTTCATATATGCCACCAAAATTTCAAGAATTAACGATCTTATGGATTACGGCTACTTACTATATGTTAAAACAATGGGATGAGGTTTTACATTATGCTAAGCGATTAGAAAAAATTGCGAAAATAAAAGACCATTTAGGCCGTGCATTAATGTACCAAGCATTTGCTTTAACTAGACTAGGTAACAATTTAGATGAGGTTTTAAACTTAATTGATCGATATGAAGAAATTAATGACTATTATGCAGATCTTGCTGCAGGAAATCGATATGTAGCGCAGATTGATTTTGGTGATGTTCAAGTTGTTGATTCATATTTTAATTGGTTGCGTAGCCGTGATGATTTTTATGTTGGAATACCAAGAATTCTAGAAAGTTATGTCAAATTAGGGCGTTTAAAAGATGCTGAAAACTTTATTGAAAATCACCATGACCAAATCGTCGACATGAGCAATTCTACTAATTTATTAAAACAACATCTTTATTTAGATTACTGCTATGCGCTTGGTGTGTTAAAATGTGAAACAAATCAAATAAACGAAGGCTTAGATGAAATTTTAAACGTGGCATTAAAGGTGAAAAACTCTGAAATTCACGAGAGATTTCAAAAATGTCTAATAGCAATCTGGCATTATCGTGATTTTTTAAGTAATGAATTAGAAGAAAAATATATTCGTATTTTAAGTTGA
- a CDS encoding S8 family serine peptidase codes for MKRLIKSTAVLTLSTGVLFNAFPVTHHQSIVKAATQSSIEEVLAKLTPEQRQALKKLDVTSQEGLQLPSSVDLQSSKNLSVIVEFKEQPAKVAVLEEAAEGNSLSLDDAKQKADDAQDTFKTDLQTIFKDDLKENKNLYKINRTYKNTLNGVAMDLPANKVKSLLKSKTVKAVWPNNVIQIEPEKATESAQGTTTKTETEVFPGVSKLHAEGFTGKGVKVGVIDTGIDYNHPDLTDAYKGYRAQPGVDPKTISPSSVKGWDFVDNDADPMETTYDDWKKSGLGEKDPLTGEAYYTEHGTHVSGIIAGRGKNNTDYAVTGVAPDADLYVYRVLGKFGSGTTENVLGGIDKAISDGMDVINLSLGASINDPENVESLALNNAVLSGVTAVVAAGNAGNGMYTVGAPGAAALPITVGANDTKTVIATSKGTLHGTSDVSADLKLLGKGLNDNVDSLKGKNLPIVLVPNYGADTDYKNIDVNGKIVLVKRGLNALIDKITIAQKHGAAAVLMADNIAGEGFIPAYLGAGYGMIPTFSMSYEQGNDLIAKLGTGAPTFSFDEMGQITNPGSTLASFSSRGPARITYDIKPEVTAPGVAVFSTVPSYMHGADQIGNYQYAYDNLSGTSMATPNVAGVAALLLQANPNLTPAQVKQTLMNTADPLNGDYSVFETGAGQVDPYEAIHSQTRIEVVDETKGAVDKKGNLKTVKDLTGALAFGVFAPAGQNISDQRSVNIYNNSNQAKTYDVKVTYQADRRGSLNADDNGVQIVTDKSIKVGANSKKKSTVVITVPKSAKLGIYEGFVTYTNHDNPAETYQLPFAIKTVEEGINPISFTPQAITQVFDYAIPGQLVYTNAMMSLKSHMRTFDAILEDGNTGKEIGYIGSMDGLGMDENIKYTVNNVFNGQYYKPTGNDDQPFEYTSDMAKPGYYKIKIIGTNDAGKTFSQEAPIYFDNTAPKLTVNAPDIVKYKNGESSVTFTGSVYDKETEEMQKLGMNFNQGSTKVYYKDYLGGRDIAVPVNPDGTFSVTIPTVATRSMELNFYAVDAATNKTYVGGRDIFVTRDDVTYGYIQPQDRSAKMGETTHATFMLNKAKDVKQVVYKFTHYANVASMNISLDPSVADKVDMTVTDNPVAPGASNYTTTVTIKTKDGVAPLSGDLKLADAAFKMSNTYTAAPAIYEGLAGLSSVTVTDSNNSTTAVQAGNPVVAYMDPTYSLLRGPKAAEAFLAPNGQPINGTSLDYSKLGIKITATSSNGTVYQGLNDSTNTFQVPNLPFTDDTYELQVNIPGHFTVHKNFTIGFHEDGKVTHQNLYLYGLQPTYAGDVNKDDVIDVKDALYLQTYWGTNKREADINFDGVVDEKDMAYLENNYLMQNPTINYAPTPQTKFKGQTLETVKSALGIK; via the coding sequence ATGAAGCGTTTAATCAAAAGTACAGCAGTTTTGACATTAAGTACTGGTGTATTATTCAATGCATTTCCAGTAACTCATCATCAGTCGATTGTAAAGGCTGCAACACAATCTTCAATTGAAGAAGTGCTTGCAAAGCTTACGCCTGAGCAGCGTCAAGCTTTAAAAAAATTAGATGTTACTAGTCAAGAAGGATTACAGTTACCTTCTTCAGTAGACTTACAGAGTTCTAAAAATCTATCAGTAATCGTCGAGTTTAAAGAACAGCCAGCAAAAGTTGCCGTTTTAGAAGAGGCTGCAGAAGGTAACAGTTTATCTCTAGATGATGCAAAACAAAAGGCAGACGATGCTCAAGATACATTTAAAACTGATTTACAAACCATTTTTAAAGATGATTTAAAAGAAAATAAGAATCTTTATAAAATTAACAGAACATACAAAAATACCTTAAACGGTGTTGCGATGGACTTGCCAGCGAATAAAGTTAAGTCATTGTTAAAATCTAAGACTGTTAAAGCTGTTTGGCCAAATAATGTGATTCAAATTGAGCCAGAAAAAGCAACTGAAAGTGCACAAGGTACGACAACGAAAACGGAAACGGAAGTATTTCCTGGTGTTAGTAAATTACACGCAGAAGGATTTACTGGAAAAGGCGTTAAAGTAGGAGTCATTGATACAGGTATTGATTATAATCACCCGGATTTAACGGATGCTTATAAAGGCTATCGTGCACAACCTGGTGTTGATCCAAAGACAATCAGTCCTAGTTCTGTAAAGGGTTGGGATTTTGTTGACAATGATGCGGATCCAATGGAAACAACTTATGATGATTGGAAAAAATCGGGATTAGGGGAAAAAGATCCACTTACTGGTGAAGCGTACTACACAGAACATGGAACACATGTATCAGGAATCATCGCTGGTCGCGGTAAAAATAATACGGACTATGCTGTAACGGGTGTAGCACCTGATGCTGATTTGTATGTATACCGTGTATTAGGAAAATTTGGTTCAGGTACAACAGAAAATGTTTTAGGTGGAATTGATAAGGCAATATCTGATGGTATGGATGTCATCAATTTATCACTTGGGGCTAGCATAAATGATCCAGAAAATGTTGAAAGTCTTGCATTAAACAACGCGGTCCTTTCCGGTGTAACGGCAGTTGTAGCGGCTGGTAATGCTGGGAATGGCATGTATACGGTAGGTGCACCTGGAGCTGCGGCGTTACCAATTACAGTTGGTGCGAATGATACAAAAACAGTCATTGCTACATCAAAAGGCACATTACACGGAACGTCTGATGTAAGTGCTGATTTAAAATTATTAGGTAAAGGTTTAAACGACAATGTAGATAGTTTAAAAGGTAAAAATTTACCAATCGTTTTAGTACCGAATTACGGTGCAGATACGGATTATAAAAATATCGATGTGAATGGTAAAATCGTACTCGTAAAACGAGGTTTAAATGCGCTGATTGATAAAATCACAATTGCCCAAAAACATGGTGCAGCAGCAGTTCTTATGGCTGACAATATAGCTGGTGAAGGGTTTATTCCAGCATACTTAGGTGCGGGCTATGGAATGATTCCGACCTTCTCTATGTCATATGAGCAAGGTAATGACCTGATCGCTAAACTTGGGACAGGTGCGCCAACTTTCTCATTTGATGAAATGGGACAAATAACGAATCCAGGAAGTACATTGGCGTCATTCAGTTCTCGTGGACCAGCTCGTATCACATATGATATTAAACCTGAAGTAACTGCACCAGGTGTTGCAGTATTCTCAACAGTTCCATCCTATATGCATGGTGCAGATCAAATTGGAAATTATCAGTATGCGTACGATAATTTATCTGGTACATCGATGGCTACACCTAACGTAGCTGGAGTTGCAGCTTTATTATTACAAGCAAATCCAAATTTAACACCAGCACAAGTGAAACAAACATTAATGAATACAGCTGATCCATTAAATGGTGATTATAGTGTATTTGAAACTGGTGCTGGACAAGTAGATCCTTATGAAGCTATTCATTCACAAACGAGAATCGAAGTAGTGGACGAAACGAAGGGTGCAGTAGATAAAAAAGGAAATCTTAAAACAGTTAAAGATTTAACAGGTGCGCTTGCATTTGGTGTGTTTGCACCAGCTGGACAAAATATAAGTGACCAACGTTCAGTCAATATCTACAACAATAGTAATCAAGCAAAAACATATGATGTAAAAGTAACGTACCAAGCTGATCGAAGAGGATCATTAAATGCTGACGACAATGGTGTGCAAATTGTGACGGATAAATCCATTAAAGTTGGTGCAAATTCGAAAAAGAAATCAACCGTAGTGATTACTGTACCAAAATCTGCTAAATTAGGTATTTACGAAGGATTTGTAACGTATACAAACCATGATAATCCAGCTGAAACATACCAATTACCTTTCGCAATTAAAACAGTGGAAGAAGGAATCAATCCAATATCGTTTACACCACAAGCAATTACGCAAGTATTTGACTATGCGATTCCAGGCCAATTAGTGTATACAAATGCGATGATGAGTCTAAAATCACATATGCGTACATTTGACGCGATTCTTGAAGATGGCAATACAGGTAAAGAAATAGGGTATATCGGATCAATGGACGGTCTCGGAATGGATGAAAATATTAAATACACAGTAAATAATGTATTTAATGGCCAATATTACAAGCCGACAGGAAACGACGACCAACCATTCGAGTACACTTCAGATATGGCAAAACCAGGATACTACAAAATTAAAATAATTGGTACGAATGATGCAGGCAAAACATTTTCACAAGAAGCACCAATTTATTTTGATAACACAGCTCCTAAACTAACAGTAAATGCTCCAGATATTGTTAAATATAAAAATGGTGAATCTAGTGTCACATTCACTGGTTCAGTTTACGATAAAGAAACAGAAGAAATGCAAAAGCTAGGCATGAACTTTAATCAAGGAAGTACAAAAGTTTATTATAAAGATTATTTAGGTGGAAGAGATATTGCAGTACCAGTAAATCCTGACGGTACATTCTCTGTAACAATTCCAACAGTTGCAACAAGATCAATGGAACTTAATTTCTATGCAGTTGATGCGGCAACGAATAAAACTTATGTAGGCGGTAGAGATATATTTGTTACTCGTGATGATGTAACATATGGATATATACAACCTCAAGATCGTTCGGCAAAAATGGGTGAAACAACTCATGCTACATTCATGTTAAACAAAGCAAAAGATGTCAAACAAGTTGTTTATAAATTTACTCATTATGCAAATGTTGCATCAATGAATATTTCACTTGATCCAAGTGTAGCTGATAAAGTGGACATGACTGTGACAGATAATCCGGTTGCTCCAGGAGCAAGTAATTATACAACTACAGTTACAATCAAAACAAAAGATGGAGTAGCTCCATTATCAGGTGATTTAAAACTTGCGGATGCAGCATTTAAAATGAGTAATACGTATACTGCAGCTCCTGCCATTTACGAAGGGTTAGCAGGATTAAGTAGCGTGACAGTAACTGATAGCAATAACTCGACAACTGCAGTTCAGGCTGGCAACCCAGTCGTAGCATACATGGACCCGACTTATTCTTTACTTCGTGGCCCGAAAGCTGCAGAAGCATTCTTGGCTCCAAATGGTCAACCAATAAATGGAACTTCGCTTGATTATTCTAAATTGGGTATAAAAATAACAGCAACAAGTTCAAACGGTACTGTGTACCAGGGGTTAAATGATTCTACTAATACATTCCAAGTACCAAATTTACCATTTACGGATGATACGTACGAGCTTCAAGTCAATATCCCTGGACATTTTACAGTCCACAAAAACTTTACGATTGGATTCCATGAAGATGGAAAAGTAACTCATCAAAACCTTTATCTATATGGATTACAACCAACTTACGCAGGGGATGTAAATAAAGATGATGTCATCGATGTAAAGGATGCACTTTACTTACAAACATACTGGGGAACAAATAAACGTGAAGCAGATATTAACTTTGACGGTGTAGTTGATGAAAAAGATATGGCATATTTAGAGAATAACTACTTAATGCAAAACCCAACAATTAACTATGCACCAACACCTCAAACGAAATTTAAAGGACAAACTTTAGAAACTGTAAAGAGTGCATTAGGAATTAAGTAA